A genomic window from Solanum dulcamara chromosome 11, daSolDulc1.2, whole genome shotgun sequence includes:
- the LOC129872821 gene encoding RNA pseudouridine synthase 5 isoform X1: MCFRKFLSAIYSLLRESELGMSKKAELATVTTYFGLPWPQLNDGLTYHDIVQPTDAGLTLIEFYFRKYKNSAPLQGWLQRIQNKQITIDGKVVILPDTELRAGAELVYHRLPWREPDAPYLLEVLFEDDYLIVVNKPSGLQVLPGGLYQQRTVLTQLQWHAHKLTTTSSGCQKTHPVPVHRLGRGTSGILLCAKTKLGKSRLAAYFAEGTSNVEDKYTNSECNTMRKICKIYRALVSGVMDMDEVVIKQPIGTIKYPGVAKGLYVASPSGKPALSSVRVLERDSENNCTLVQVEIQSGRPHQIRIHLSFIGFPLIGDPLYASGGQPKCFHPELTGESFEKDGGYQRPENPVPGDCGYNLHAHQVVLIHPITNEFFKITAPLPAILQTREERKAS, encoded by the exons TGTTTCAGGAAGTTTCTTTCGGCGATATATTCCTTACTCCGAGAGTCTGAGTTAGGAATGTCGAAAAAAGCAGAGCTTGCAACGGTGACAACCTACTTTGGGTTGCCGTGGCCACAACTTAATGACGGATTAACCTACCATGACATCGTCCAACCCACCGATGCTG GTCTTACATTGATCGAATTCTACTTCAGAAAGTACAAAAATTCAGCTCCTTTACAAGG TTGGTTGCAGAGAATTCAAAATAAACAG ATAACAATTGATGGTAAAGTTGTTATCTTACCAGATACTGAACTCAG AGCAGGTGCTGAATTAGTATATCATCGTCTTCCTTGGAGAGAGCCTGATGCACCTTACTTGCTAGAAGTACTATTTGAAGATGACTACTTG ATTGTTGTAAATAAACCTTCTGGTTTGCAAGTTCTTCCTGGAGGGTTATACCAGCAGCGGACTGTCTTGACACAACTCCAGTGGCATGCACACAAGCTGACAACCACTTCATCAGGTTGTCAAAAAACACATCCAGTACCAGTTCATCGCCTAGGAAGGGGTACATCAG GAATACTGCTCTGTGCAAAAACAAAGCTTGGTAAATCTCGCCTTGCAGCATATTTTGCTGAGGGGACGTCAAATGTTGAAGACAA ATACACCAACTCAGAGTGCAATACAATGAGGAAGATTTGCAAGATATATCGGGCGCTAGTAAGTGGTGTGATGGATATGGATGAG GTTGTCATCAAGCAACCAATTGGTACAATTAAATATCCTGGAGTTGCTAAAGGGTTGTATGTTGCTTCTCCTTCAG GGAAGCCAGCTCTGAGCAGTGTTCGCGTTCTTGAAAGGGATTCGGAGAATAATTGCACATTGGTTCAG GTTGAAATTCAATCTGGAAGGCCACACCAAATCCGTATCCATCTCTCTTTCATTGGATTTCCACTAATTG GTGATCCTCTTTATGCATCTGGCGGGCAACCAAAGTGCTTTCATCCTGAATTAACGGGTGAAAGTTTTGAGAAGGATGG TGGCTATCAAAGACCTGAGAATCCTGTTCCTGGAGACTGTGGATATAACCTGCATGCACATCAAGTAGTTCTTATTCACCCAATCACAAATGAG TTTTTCAAAATTACAGCACCTCTTCCAGCCATCCTTCAAACACGAGAAGAACGCAAGGCGAGCTAG
- the LOC129872821 gene encoding RNA pseudouridine synthase 5 isoform X2, whose amino-acid sequence MCFRKFLSAIYSLLRESELGMSKKAELATVTTYFGLPWPQLNDGLTYHDIVQPTDAGLTLIEFYFRKYKNSAPLQGWLQRIQNKQITIDGKVVILPDTELRAGAELVYHRLPWREPDAPYLLEVLFEDDYLIVVNKPSGLQVLPGGLYQQRTVLTQLQWHAHKLTTTSSGCQKTHPVPVHRLGRGTSGILLCAKTKLGKSRLAAYFAEGTSNVEDKYTNSECNTMRKICKIYRALVSGVMDMDEVVIKQPIGTIKYPGVAKGLYVASPSGKPALSSVRVLERDSENNCTLVQVEIQSGRPHQIRIHLSFIGFPLIGDPLYASGGQPKCFHPELTGESFEKDGGYQRPENPVPGDCGYNLHAHQVVLIHPITNEFFKITAPLPAILQTREERKAR is encoded by the exons TGTTTCAGGAAGTTTCTTTCGGCGATATATTCCTTACTCCGAGAGTCTGAGTTAGGAATGTCGAAAAAAGCAGAGCTTGCAACGGTGACAACCTACTTTGGGTTGCCGTGGCCACAACTTAATGACGGATTAACCTACCATGACATCGTCCAACCCACCGATGCTG GTCTTACATTGATCGAATTCTACTTCAGAAAGTACAAAAATTCAGCTCCTTTACAAGG TTGGTTGCAGAGAATTCAAAATAAACAG ATAACAATTGATGGTAAAGTTGTTATCTTACCAGATACTGAACTCAG AGCAGGTGCTGAATTAGTATATCATCGTCTTCCTTGGAGAGAGCCTGATGCACCTTACTTGCTAGAAGTACTATTTGAAGATGACTACTTG ATTGTTGTAAATAAACCTTCTGGTTTGCAAGTTCTTCCTGGAGGGTTATACCAGCAGCGGACTGTCTTGACACAACTCCAGTGGCATGCACACAAGCTGACAACCACTTCATCAGGTTGTCAAAAAACACATCCAGTACCAGTTCATCGCCTAGGAAGGGGTACATCAG GAATACTGCTCTGTGCAAAAACAAAGCTTGGTAAATCTCGCCTTGCAGCATATTTTGCTGAGGGGACGTCAAATGTTGAAGACAA ATACACCAACTCAGAGTGCAATACAATGAGGAAGATTTGCAAGATATATCGGGCGCTAGTAAGTGGTGTGATGGATATGGATGAG GTTGTCATCAAGCAACCAATTGGTACAATTAAATATCCTGGAGTTGCTAAAGGGTTGTATGTTGCTTCTCCTTCAG GGAAGCCAGCTCTGAGCAGTGTTCGCGTTCTTGAAAGGGATTCGGAGAATAATTGCACATTGGTTCAG GTTGAAATTCAATCTGGAAGGCCACACCAAATCCGTATCCATCTCTCTTTCATTGGATTTCCACTAATTG GTGATCCTCTTTATGCATCTGGCGGGCAACCAAAGTGCTTTCATCCTGAATTAACGGGTGAAAGTTTTGAGAAGGATGG TGGCTATCAAAGACCTGAGAATCCTGTTCCTGGAGACTGTGGATATAACCTGCATGCACATCAAGTAGTTCTTATTCACCCAATCACAAATGAG TTTTTCAAAATTACAGCACCTCTTCCAGCCATCCTTCAAACACGAGAAGAACGCAAGGCGAG GTAG
- the LOC129872821 gene encoding RNA pseudouridine synthase 5 isoform X3: MSKKAELATVTTYFGLPWPQLNDGLTYHDIVQPTDAGLTLIEFYFRKYKNSAPLQGWLQRIQNKQITIDGKVVILPDTELRAGAELVYHRLPWREPDAPYLLEVLFEDDYLIVVNKPSGLQVLPGGLYQQRTVLTQLQWHAHKLTTTSSGCQKTHPVPVHRLGRGTSGILLCAKTKLGKSRLAAYFAEGTSNVEDKYTNSECNTMRKICKIYRALVSGVMDMDEVVIKQPIGTIKYPGVAKGLYVASPSGKPALSSVRVLERDSENNCTLVQVEIQSGRPHQIRIHLSFIGFPLIGDPLYASGGQPKCFHPELTGESFEKDGGYQRPENPVPGDCGYNLHAHQVVLIHPITNEFFKITAPLPAILQTREERKAS; encoded by the exons ATGTCGAAAAAAGCAGAGCTTGCAACGGTGACAACCTACTTTGGGTTGCCGTGGCCACAACTTAATGACGGATTAACCTACCATGACATCGTCCAACCCACCGATGCTG GTCTTACATTGATCGAATTCTACTTCAGAAAGTACAAAAATTCAGCTCCTTTACAAGG TTGGTTGCAGAGAATTCAAAATAAACAG ATAACAATTGATGGTAAAGTTGTTATCTTACCAGATACTGAACTCAG AGCAGGTGCTGAATTAGTATATCATCGTCTTCCTTGGAGAGAGCCTGATGCACCTTACTTGCTAGAAGTACTATTTGAAGATGACTACTTG ATTGTTGTAAATAAACCTTCTGGTTTGCAAGTTCTTCCTGGAGGGTTATACCAGCAGCGGACTGTCTTGACACAACTCCAGTGGCATGCACACAAGCTGACAACCACTTCATCAGGTTGTCAAAAAACACATCCAGTACCAGTTCATCGCCTAGGAAGGGGTACATCAG GAATACTGCTCTGTGCAAAAACAAAGCTTGGTAAATCTCGCCTTGCAGCATATTTTGCTGAGGGGACGTCAAATGTTGAAGACAA ATACACCAACTCAGAGTGCAATACAATGAGGAAGATTTGCAAGATATATCGGGCGCTAGTAAGTGGTGTGATGGATATGGATGAG GTTGTCATCAAGCAACCAATTGGTACAATTAAATATCCTGGAGTTGCTAAAGGGTTGTATGTTGCTTCTCCTTCAG GGAAGCCAGCTCTGAGCAGTGTTCGCGTTCTTGAAAGGGATTCGGAGAATAATTGCACATTGGTTCAG GTTGAAATTCAATCTGGAAGGCCACACCAAATCCGTATCCATCTCTCTTTCATTGGATTTCCACTAATTG GTGATCCTCTTTATGCATCTGGCGGGCAACCAAAGTGCTTTCATCCTGAATTAACGGGTGAAAGTTTTGAGAAGGATGG TGGCTATCAAAGACCTGAGAATCCTGTTCCTGGAGACTGTGGATATAACCTGCATGCACATCAAGTAGTTCTTATTCACCCAATCACAAATGAG TTTTTCAAAATTACAGCACCTCTTCCAGCCATCCTTCAAACACGAGAAGAACGCAAGGCGAGCTAG
- the LOC129872821 gene encoding RNA pseudouridine synthase 5 isoform X4: protein MQITIDGKVVILPDTELRAGAELVYHRLPWREPDAPYLLEVLFEDDYLIVVNKPSGLQVLPGGLYQQRTVLTQLQWHAHKLTTTSSGCQKTHPVPVHRLGRGTSGILLCAKTKLGKSRLAAYFAEGTSNVEDKYTNSECNTMRKICKIYRALVSGVMDMDEVVIKQPIGTIKYPGVAKGLYVASPSGKPALSSVRVLERDSENNCTLVQVEIQSGRPHQIRIHLSFIGFPLIGDPLYASGGQPKCFHPELTGESFEKDGGYQRPENPVPGDCGYNLHAHQVVLIHPITNEFFKITAPLPAILQTREERKAS, encoded by the exons ATGCAGATAACAATTGATGGTAAAGTTGTTATCTTACCAGATACTGAACTCAG AGCAGGTGCTGAATTAGTATATCATCGTCTTCCTTGGAGAGAGCCTGATGCACCTTACTTGCTAGAAGTACTATTTGAAGATGACTACTTG ATTGTTGTAAATAAACCTTCTGGTTTGCAAGTTCTTCCTGGAGGGTTATACCAGCAGCGGACTGTCTTGACACAACTCCAGTGGCATGCACACAAGCTGACAACCACTTCATCAGGTTGTCAAAAAACACATCCAGTACCAGTTCATCGCCTAGGAAGGGGTACATCAG GAATACTGCTCTGTGCAAAAACAAAGCTTGGTAAATCTCGCCTTGCAGCATATTTTGCTGAGGGGACGTCAAATGTTGAAGACAA ATACACCAACTCAGAGTGCAATACAATGAGGAAGATTTGCAAGATATATCGGGCGCTAGTAAGTGGTGTGATGGATATGGATGAG GTTGTCATCAAGCAACCAATTGGTACAATTAAATATCCTGGAGTTGCTAAAGGGTTGTATGTTGCTTCTCCTTCAG GGAAGCCAGCTCTGAGCAGTGTTCGCGTTCTTGAAAGGGATTCGGAGAATAATTGCACATTGGTTCAG GTTGAAATTCAATCTGGAAGGCCACACCAAATCCGTATCCATCTCTCTTTCATTGGATTTCCACTAATTG GTGATCCTCTTTATGCATCTGGCGGGCAACCAAAGTGCTTTCATCCTGAATTAACGGGTGAAAGTTTTGAGAAGGATGG TGGCTATCAAAGACCTGAGAATCCTGTTCCTGGAGACTGTGGATATAACCTGCATGCACATCAAGTAGTTCTTATTCACCCAATCACAAATGAG TTTTTCAAAATTACAGCACCTCTTCCAGCCATCCTTCAAACACGAGAAGAACGCAAGGCGAGCTAG